The region AGTCCCAATGCGTGATCCACCCACAACAGCAGGCTGGAAAATGGCCGCGCGTGCACCGCTACGGTGCTGTCCGCCACCCACCAGGGGAACAGGCCGCGATCGCGAAGTACCGCCACCTCCGCGGGGTTCTCCACGGCGTTGTAGGCGCCCAGCGGGCTCCGCGAGATGGGCAAGCGATGGGTGAGGGTCGCCTGCTGCACGTAGTCGTCGCCGGACAGCCCGGCGCCAAAGGCGGCCCGATCGAGGAGCGTGCCCGCCGCGAGGGCGATGCACAGGATCAGGAGCCGAAAACGCCAGGCAGAGCTCAACGCCTGCGGACTTAGCTCGCGACCGTGCGCCAGGGCAAGAGACGCCGCGCCACGCGGCGGCGGGACTCGTTCAGGAACACGTCGAGCTTGGAGTTTTCCACGCCGGTGAGCCCGTTGCTGGCGGAGGCCAACAGCCGCTCGGGATGGTGGCGCCAGAGGGCACCGTAGAACGACCCGACGATCTTGTACTTGTACAGCGTGAGGGTGCGAGCCGACACGTTCTCGCAATAGTTGTGCTTCTCGCGCATGAGCTTGTCGTGCACGAAGATGGGCGTCATCAAGAAGTCGTCGTCGAAACGAATGCGCCCCGTGCTCATCAGGTAGCTCGCGAGCTCCGTGGATGGGATCGGGAAGAAGTAGGCACACGACACGTCCGACAGGCCGAGGGCCCCCATGGTCTTGGCCAGCGTCACGGTCTGTTCCAGATCTTCCACCGTGTCCTTCGGGAAGCCGATGACGAGGAACAAGCCCAGGTTCAAACCGCCGCGGATGGCGCACTCCGAGGCGCGCATCAACGCTTCCGTCTTGAGGCGCTTCTTGATCAGGTTACGGGTGCGCTCGCTGCCGCTCTCGGGCGCGAAGTACAGCGCCTTGCACCCGGCGCGGTACAAGTGAGACACGACCTCGTCGTCGATCACCTCGCAGCGCGTGCCCGCCGCCAGCTGCCAGCGCACGTCGAGCTTGCGGCGCAGGAGCTCCTTGCAGAAGGCGATGATCCAGTCGCGCTTGATGATCGACGTGAGATCCTGAAACGGAAAGTGGTTGGCGCCATAGCGCTGCACGTAGCTCTCGATCTCGTCCACTACGTCCACCGGGTTTCGCGGAACCCAGCGCGTGGTCCACATCTGCGGGCTGGAGCAGAACGTGCACTGATACGGACAACCGCGGGTCGCGAGCACCGGCACCGTCTTTCCGTAGCGGTTGCCCGTGACGTAGTGGCGCTCGTCGTAGGCTTCGAGGTCGAACAGGTCCCAAGCGGGCCAGGGAATGTCGTCGATGGCCTTGGTCCGCGGCGCGCGCGGGTTCCGCACGCAATTGGCCTCGGCGTCGCGATAGCAGATGCCGGGGATGTCTCGCGGGCTCTCGCCGGCTGCCAGCGCGCCAAACAGCCGCACGGCCGTCTCTTCGCCTTCGCCCACCACCACGAAGTCGATGGGCGCCTCGCGCATGGAGTGCTCCGGCGCGGCGCTGAAGTGCTCGCCGCCGCCGACGATGGGCAGGTCCGGCCGCGCGCGCTTGATGGCCTGCACCAAGCCTCGCACCGTGGGCCAGCCGAAGCTCCACATGTTGCCAATGCCGATGGCCTTGGTGTCCGCCGAGATGCGCGCGACGATCTGCTCGTTACCGAGGCCCAGCCGCGCCAGCGGCCCCTGCCGAACGGTCTGATCCGGCGCCTCGCCGATGGCGTCGATCACGCTCACGTCGTGCCCCGCCTTGCGCAGCGCCGCGGCGACGTAGGCGAGCCCCAGCGGCGGAGCCGGCCGGAGCGCCGTGAGCGCCCCGGGGTTCAGCAGCATGGGAGCGTTGACGAGCTGGATCTTCACGCGAGATGGAGCGTGACACGCCCCACCCCGGCGCGACAACATACCGCGTGCTGCTTCGAGCTCTGCTGGCGGCCGCGAGCGGTGCCGTTTTGGGCGGCCTGTGGGGCTTCGTGGTGTCCGTGTTGGTGCTGTGGATGCGACGCGCGCGGAACGCGCGCCTCGAGCACCCCATCCGCGACTGCGTTCGCCCGCCGTTTCACGTTCCCGGAGCCCTCGGCGGCCTGGTGCTCACGGTGGGCCCCAGCTTGGCGTGGCCTCTGCCGCTTGCCATCGCCCTCGGCGCCGGCTTCACGCCGACGCTGTTGCTGTTGCTCTCTGCCCTCACCATCGTGGGGCAGCTGCGGAGACGGTGATCAATTCGGGCAGGTGTAGCCGCAGATCGAGGTCACCTCGCTCACGCAGGTGCTGTCCCAAGAGGTGCTGCAACAGAAGCTGTCGGCCGCGCACACGCAGCTCTGGATCGTGGCGTTGCTGCAGCCGGTCGTGCTGGCCACGGTGCAGCAGGTGCCCACGCTGGTGGTGCCACCGCTGCCCCCGCTGCCACCAATGCCGCCGGTGCCACCAATGCCGCCGGTGCCACCAATGCCGCCGGTGCCACCGAAACCACCCGTCGCGCCGGTGCCACCGAAACCACCCGTCGCGCCCGTGCCACCGAAACCACCCGTCGCACCGGTGCCACCGAAACCACCCGTCGCGCCCGTGCCACCGAAGCCACCGGAGCCCGAGCTACCCCCGAATCCCCCGGAGCCACCGCTGCCGCCGCTGGCACCGAAGCCCGCCGCGCCGCCGAAGCCGCTCCCGCCCGAAGCTCCACCCAAGCCGCCGTCGAAGCCCGCGCTGTTACCGAAGCCGCCGCTGTTGCCGAAGCCGCCACTGTTACCGAAGCCACCCCCGCCGCCGGTTCCTGATGACACACACACCTGATCCTGATTGCAGACCATGCCCGACGGGCAGGTGCCGCCATCCGCGCAGCTCGCCGCTCCGCCACCTCCGCCACTGCTGCTGCAGCCCGCGGCGAGAGCCAGGGCGCTCGCGGCGCCAGCGATGGTCAGAAGTCGGATCGAAAGACGGATCGAAGACATTGAAGCTCCCCTTCTCGGGTGTTGGCTGCATCGGGCAGCAGGGCGGGCGGACGGATAGCAGGCAAAAACCCCTCGCGCCACAGCTTCACGCCGGGGGGCTGCCCTGGGCACCGGCGTCCTACGCCTCCGGGATGTGAGATCTCCCCCTGGTTTTCCGGCTTCTTTTGTTGGTCCGCCGCGGAAACCGCGCGGTCAGCCGCCGCAGAAGTCCGTACACGTCGTGTTGGGCGGCAGTGAGATGCAGATCGGCTGCCCCGAACAGATGCAGCACGCCGCTGCCGAGCCACACGTCACGCTGCCACACAGCTGTCCGCCGCCGCCCGAGCCGCCGCTGCCGCCCGAGCCGCCGCTACCGCCCGAGCCGCCGCTACCGCCCGTACCGCCCGTGCCGCAGGTCGTGCCGCACTGGCTCACCTCGCCGACACATTGGCTGTCCCACGCGGTGGCGCAGCAGTACGAGTCCAGCGCGCAGACGCAGCTCTGGATGCTCGCGTTGCTGCAACCGGGGGACGCCGAAGCCGTGCAGCAGGTGCCCGCGCCGGCCGAGCCGCCGCTGCCGCCCGTGCCACCCGTGCCACCGGTTGCGCCGGTGCCGCCGAAGCCGCCCGTGGTACCGCCGCCGGTTGCGCCGGTGCCGCCGAAGCCGCCCGTGGTGCCACCCGTGCCGCCGGTCGCGCCGGTGCCGCCAAAGCCGCCGGTGGTACCGCCGCCGGTTGCGCCAGTGCCGCCAAAGCCGCCACCAGGCGGCGCGCCGCCACTTCCGGATGTACCACCGCCGATCCCTGCGGTTGCGCCCGTGCCGGTCGAGCCGCCCGAGGGCGCCCCGCCGAAGTTGCCGAACCCGCCGCTGCTCGTGGACGCGCCACCGCCGCCGGTGCCCGCCGACACGCACATGGAGTTTTGGTCGCAGACGGTGCCTTGCGGACAGGTGCCACCATCGGCGCAGCTGGTGCCGCCACCGCCGCCTCCCGAGCTGCTGCAGCCGAAGAGCAGAGTGGATGCGACGAGAGCGGATGTGCGAAGCAGGCGGATGTAAGTCATGGCCTCACCGGGTGCGGGGTGCAGGCGCCTTCGCAAGTGCCGTGCCGGCGCCGAATCCCCGCAAAATGTGGGTCATGGACTAGCAGCGGCGTGGCTTCCGCGCCACGCCGCGACGAGAGATTGTGGCACGCGCCGGACAGGCCCAGCGAGGTTCCCCGCCGAACGCGCTTCGCGATGCCCCGAGGCCCGCGCGCCGGACCAACAAGCCCTGGCACCAGGCTCAACGCTGTTGGGTCAGGTCACAGCCATAGAAGTGGAACCCCGATCCCTGCGCGTTCCCTTGCCTGAAGCTCAGGCTCGACATCGAAAGCCGCACTGGAGATTCCAGGTCGCTGACATTCAGCCCGAGGAGGCGCGCCTTGGCGGCGACGGTAGTGATGTTCGCCTGGACGTTCGGCGTTGGCGGAATGATGGTCAGCTTCTTGAGCTTTGCTGCAGAGCTGGACGATAGCTTCACGCCCATTGCCGCCTTGCTGATGCCGACTGGCTTTTGCTTGGGCTTGGGCTTGCCCATCGCCGCCACGGCGACCAGGAGCCCTGCAGTCAACGTCACACCGATTCCGACTTTGGCCCGAAGCATGCTGTACCTCCCAAAGCCGGCGGATCCCGCTCGGCCAAAGGCGCCTCCATGGTGAATTCCGTCTGTTTCCCGGCAAACCCGGGATTTGACTGCGGAATTGTGGTCGCAGCATCCAGCCGGTCCGTATCATGGGCGTTTGCGTGGTTAGCACTTCCCGCGAAACGATTCCGCGGCGCGTCGAGGGTATCGACATCGCGTCGTTGCCCCTTTCCCCCACGGACGCGTTCGTGCTGTCGCAGCTCGACGGCACCATGACGCTGGACGAGATCGTGATCGTCACCGGCATGAGCTTGGTCGACGTCCGAGCGACGCTGCGACGAT is a window of Polyangiaceae bacterium DNA encoding:
- a CDS encoding B12-binding domain-containing radical SAM protein, with the protein product MKIQLVNAPMLLNPGALTALRPAPPLGLAYVAAALRKAGHDVSVIDAIGEAPDQTVRQGPLARLGLGNEQIVARISADTKAIGIGNMWSFGWPTVRGLVQAIKRARPDLPIVGGGEHFSAAPEHSMREAPIDFVVVGEGEETAVRLFGALAAGESPRDIPGICYRDAEANCVRNPRAPRTKAIDDIPWPAWDLFDLEAYDERHYVTGNRYGKTVPVLATRGCPYQCTFCSSPQMWTTRWVPRNPVDVVDEIESYVQRYGANHFPFQDLTSIIKRDWIIAFCKELLRRKLDVRWQLAAGTRCEVIDDEVVSHLYRAGCKALYFAPESGSERTRNLIKKRLKTEALMRASECAIRGGLNLGLFLVIGFPKDTVEDLEQTVTLAKTMGALGLSDVSCAYFFPIPSTELASYLMSTGRIRFDDDFLMTPIFVHDKLMREKHNYCENVSARTLTLYKYKIVGSFYGALWRHHPERLLASASNGLTGVENSKLDVFLNESRRRVARRLLPWRTVAS